In a single window of the Terriglobales bacterium genome:
- a CDS encoding O-acetyl-ADP-ribose deacetylase — protein MLLRLGPASIELLQGNIVHQDVDAIVNAANTSLLGGGGVDGAIHRAAGPQLLAECRTLGGCPTGEARITRGYGLKARHVIHAVGPVYSGRPRDAELLAAAHRNSLSLAARHGLRSIAFPAISTGAYGYPLDEAAPIALTTVRDFLGTQNEIELVRFVLFDAAALAAFERAAARVLAP, from the coding sequence ATGCTTCTTCGCCTCGGCCCCGCCTCCATCGAGCTCCTTCAGGGCAACATCGTCCACCAGGACGTCGACGCCATCGTCAATGCCGCCAACACTTCGCTGCTGGGAGGCGGCGGTGTCGATGGCGCCATCCACCGTGCCGCCGGGCCTCAGTTGCTGGCCGAATGCCGCACCCTCGGCGGATGTCCCACCGGCGAGGCCCGCATCACCCGGGGCTACGGGCTGAAAGCCCGCCACGTCATCCACGCCGTCGGCCCGGTCTACAGCGGTCGCCCGCGCGACGCCGAACTGCTCGCCGCCGCCCATCGCAACTCGCTCTCGCTCGCCGCCCGCCACGGCCTGCGTTCTATCGCCTTTCCCGCTATCTCCACCGGCGCCTACGGCTACCCGCTCGACGAAGCCGCACCCATCGCCCTCACCACCGTCCGCGATTTTCTCGGCACACAGAACGAGATTGAACTCGTCCGTTTCGTCCTCTTCGACGCCGCCGCCCTGGCCGCCTTCGAGCGCGCTGCAGCCCGCGTCCTCGCTCCCTAA